In one Bactrocera tryoni isolate S06 chromosome 5, CSIRO_BtryS06_freeze2, whole genome shotgun sequence genomic region, the following are encoded:
- the LOC120777463 gene encoding uncharacterized protein LOC120777463: MRFLTFSAVLILCSACVTAATLNVVSEDNTPSAPLPINGAAVDEVLVESSLYIKPKTNLRPQVRRVRSIPFAMPLNSASLLEHVRVKRMPQSGQSQATAAADSNSFNFGPFGANSAAANAGSQAFNAFGPNGAFGASSAGTLTQASQFGPFGPQNSAGASMSQVYRLPNGQVINFASTNSFANGPNGNNANSRGSSVSVSQR; the protein is encoded by the exons ATGCGTTTCCTAACTTTTTCGGCTGTCTTAATACTCTGCTCAGCATGCGTTACTGCGGCTACTTTAAATGTTGTCAGCGAGGATAATACACCCAGTGCGCCATTAC CGATCAATGGCGCTGCTGTCGACGAAGTCTTAGTGGAGTCTTCACTCTATATCAAGCCAAAGACGAATTTGCGGCCACAAGTGCGACGTGTGCGCAGCATACCCTTCGCAATGCCCTTGAACAGCGCGTCTTTGCTGGAGCATGTGCGTGTTAAACGTATGCCACAATCGGGGCAATCACAGGCGACTGCTGCGGCTGATTccaatagttttaattttggaCCATTTGGCGCTAACTCAGCGGCCGCCAATGCTGGTTCGCAAGCCTTCAACGCATTCGGTCCGAACGGCGCGTTCGGTGCCTCCTCAGCGGGTACATTGACACAAGCTTCGCAATTTGGTCCTTTTGGACCGCAAAACTCTGCCGGCGCTTCAATGAGCCAAGTTTATAGGCTGCCCAATGGACAGGTGATCAACTTTGCTAGCACAAATAGCTTTGCTAATGGTCCCAACGGCAATAATGCCAACAGCCGTGGATCATCGGTGTCTGTCAGTCAACGTTAG
- the LOC120779207 gene encoding E3 ubiquitin-protein ligase NRDP1: MGYDLHRFQGEVDEELTCPICSGVLEEPLQAAMCEHAFCRACINEWLTRQPTCPVDRNALNTANLRAVPRILRNLLSRLSITCDNAPYGCTLVLKLDALNSHLEECEHNPKRPLPCEKGCGFVIPKDELKDHNCLRELRSMIHQQQLKMGELKTEIGDQNLVINELKRELQLFKDFMRAMRVSNPAMRAIADQMERDEVIRWSSTLSRARVTRWGGMISTPDDALQMMIKRALSESGCPPHILDNLMENCHERRWPRGLSSLETRQNNRRIYDNYVCRRIPGKQAVLVLSCDNAHMSEDVMVEPGLVMIFAHGIE, encoded by the exons ATGGGTTACGATTTACATCGCTTTCAGGGAGAAGTGGATGAAGAGCTCACTTGCCCCATATGCTCAGGTGTTCTTGAGGAGCCGCTACAG GCGGCAATGTGTGAACACGCCTTTTGTCGTGCGTGCATTAACGAATGGCTCACCCGTCAGCCCACCTGCCCAGTAGACCGCAACGCATTAAATACCGCAAATTTGCGCGCCGTGCCGCGTATACTTCGCAATCTGCTTTCACG actttCCATCACCTGCGATAATGCGCCATATGGCTGTACTTTGGTACTCAAGCTGGATGCACTGAATTCTCATCTGGAAGAGTGCGAACACAATCCAAAACGTCCATTGCCGTGCGAAAAAGGATGCGGCTTTGTTATACCCAAGGACGAGCTTAAGGATCACAATTGTTTACGTGAATTACGTTCTATGATACATCAACAGCAGTTGAAAATGGGAGAGCTTAAGACAGAGATTGGTGATCAAAATTTGGTCATCAATGAGTTGAAGCGTGAGTTGCAACTATTTAAAGACTTTATGCGCGCAATGCGCGTCTCCAATCCAGCTATGCGTGCGATTGCCGATCAGATGGAACGTGATGAGGTGATACGCTGGAGTTCGACTTTGTCACGTGCACGTGTAACACGCTGGGGCGGTATGATCTCAACACCGGATGATGCACTACAG ATGATGATAAAACGTGCATTGTCTGAATCTGGCTGTCCACCACACATACTGGATAATCTTATGGAGAATTGCCACGAAAGACGCTGGCCACGCGGCTTGAGTTCACTAGAGACGCGACAGAATAATAGACGCATCTATGATAACTACGTCTGCCGACGTATACCag GTAAACAAGCTGTGTTGGTTTTAAGCTGCGATAATGCTCATATGTCTGAAGACGTCATGGTGGAACCGGGTTTGGTAATGATTTTTGCTCATGGTATAGAATAA